CGATCTGGCTGGAACGTCTGCTGCGTCGCCTCCCCGAGGCGGGCGTCACCGTGGGCACGCTCGACACGGCCCGGCGCAACGGTTTTGTCGGCGAGCCGGTCGACCTCGCCGACTCGTCGTGGGGTTCGGGCAAGGACTGGCGCGTCTGGGAGGGCCCGCAGGTTCAGCACCTGGTGCAGCTGAACTCCGAAGTGACCGCGACCGCCCTCGATTCGCTCGACAAGCGTCTCGCGACGACTGCGCATGCGAGAGACGAGGTCGCCGACCAGATCCTGCGCGAAACGCTGATGACCGTGCAGTCGGACTGGCCGTTCATGGTCTCCAAAGACACCGCCGCCGGGTACGCCCAGGACCGCGCGTACAAGCATGCACACGCGACACGCGAGATCTGCGCTGCGTCCGACGCCGGTCGAGTCGAGGCGGCGACACGACTCGCCGGTGGGTGGCGCAACGCCGACAACATGTTCGGCGCGCTCGACGCCCGCCGCCTGCCCAGCCGTGACGGAGATGACCGATGACCGCCGCACTCGAACAGACCCGGCCGGTGAAGGTCCTGATGGTTTCGTGGGAGTACCCACCGGTGGTCGTCGGGGGCCTCGGACGCCATGTCCACCACCTGGCCGAAGCCCTCGCGGATCTCGGCGTGGACGTCACGGTCCTCACCCGCCGGCCGTCGGGCACCGACGAGTTCACGCACCCGACCATCGACACCGTGGTGAACGGGGTTCGCGTGATCGCCGTGGCAGAGGACCAGCCGGAGTTCGACTTCGGTCTCGACATGATGGCGTGGACCCTCGCGATGGGACACAGTTTCATCCGCGCCGGACTGCGACTTCTCGGCCACGGGGCGCTGGGCCACGGGTGGACCCCCGACGTGGTGCACGCCCACGACTGGTTGGTCGCACATCCGTCGATCGCGCTCGCCGACCACTTCGACGTCCCATTGGTCGCGACGTTGCACGCGACCGAGGCGGGCCGCCACAGCGGCTGGGTGGCCGGGCACGTGAATCGACAGGTCCATTCGGTGGAGTCGTGGCTCGCGAATCGAGCGGACGCCCTCATCACCTGCTCCGCGTCGATGCGCGACGAAGTGACCGAACTGTTCGGTCCGGCGCTCGCCCCGATCAGCGTTATCCACAACGGCATCGACGTGAGCGCGTGGACGTTTGCGGCGCGCACTCCTCGGCGTCGTGCCCCGGAGCTCTTGTTCGCCGGTCGCCTCGAGTACGAGAAAGGTGTGCAGGACCTGATCGCCGCCCTGCCCGCGATTCGCGCGCAGCATCCCGGAACCCGACTCACG
This genomic window from Gordonia sp. PDNC005 contains:
- a CDS encoding glycosyltransferase family 4 protein, which gives rise to MKVLMVSWEYPPVVVGGLGRHVHHLAEALADLGVDVTVLTRRPSGTDEFTHPTIDTVVNGVRVIAVAEDQPEFDFGLDMMAWTLAMGHSFIRAGLRLLGHGALGHGWTPDVVHAHDWLVAHPSIALADHFDVPLVATLHATEAGRHSGWVAGHVNRQVHSVESWLANRADALITCSASMRDEVTELFGPALAPISVIHNGIDVSAWTFAARTPRRRAPELLFAGRLEYEKGVQDLIAALPAIRAQHPGTRLTIAGEGTQTDWLHELVRTHDVIDAVAFAGRQDHDGLIGLMHRCDLIVLPSRYEPFGIVALEAAATGIPLVTSTAGGLGEAVTDGETGWTFPPFDPVAVAKAVCDALDDPSVASTRARRAAERLTEEFTWRVVAERTAAVYGAAQHRDTPVRPRPQIPVRPMPDRDPGN